The Aeoliella mucimassa genome includes the window CGCTCGATGACCGCCGAGGCGATGTACTGTCGGCAGGTCCTTGGCAAGCCGCTCACCGACCTGGCCCAGCTCGAATCGCTCGATGCACTGGCGGCCGAACTGCCCGGCGATGGCATGACCAACTACTACTATTGGTACTACGCTGGTCTCGCATTGCACCATGCTCAGCATGACGGCAACGCTGCCCGCCTAACTTGGAACCGTTGGAACGAGCGGATGAAGCACCAGCTGCTGACCGCCCAGGTGATCGAAGGTTCCGATCAGGGAAGCTGGAACCCTAATACGGTATGGGGAGGTTACGGCGGCCGGGTCTACACCACCGCGATGGCCGCCATGTGTCTGGAAGTCTATTACCGCTACGGCTCTCCCGCAGCAGGCCAAAGCCCCTGGATCGCCACTCGTCCGCGCGGCGAAACCACGCAGAAATAGCCCGAAAGCCGCATCTGCAGGGCGATTGAGCCCCCACACGGGGGAAATCGCGGGAGAAACTCTTGTTTGACTCCCCCTGCCCTAGCAGTAGAATTGATCGTAACCCGTGACTATACTAGGACTTTCCGGCCTGCGGTCGGTTGCCCTCCTACTTGCCGCCCGTCAGCCTCGGGTGAGTGTCCCTCCATACAAGGTGGTTTCAATGTCCGCTATTGGCCCTTGGCAACTCCTGATCGTCTTGGCCGTTGTGCTATTGCTGTTTGGCAATCGTCTTCCGCTGCTTGCTCGCTCGTTGGGGCAAAGCCTTACCGAGTTTAAGAAGGGCGTGAAGGAAATCGACGACAAGTCGGACGAGAAGGAAACCTCGCACTAATCGCCAACGCAAAGTGCTGTTGGCCCCCGATCGTACAAGTTAAATCTGCGGCAAGGATCGATACTCCATGTTTGGCATTGGCAATACCGAGCTCATTATCATCGGCGTCGTGGCACTGCTGCTGTTCGGCAGTCGCCTGCCCGAAGTAGCTCGCTCACTGGGCAAGAGCCTCACTGAATTCAAGAAGGGCGTGCAGGGACTCCAGGATGAGTTCCACGACGCGGCAAGCACCGAGTCGTCGACCCCGAGCATCGACTACGACCAGCAAGAAGCCTCGGCTCCCAAGTTCGAGCCCCCGACCGCTCCCCCGCAGGACGAGAAGGAAAAAGTCGAGGCTGCCCACTAAGGTGGAGCCTCTGGCAAACTCGCCCCGCGGCTGCTAAGATTTACCTTTACGACACGATGTCGTACCCCACTCAAGGGCGGCTAGCTCAGTTGGTTAGAGCGCTGTGTTCACACCGCAGAGGTCACAAGTTCGAATCTTGTGTCGCCCACTCTCTCTAAGTTCTTTGCTGATAAGCCCTTCGAGGCTTCCTTCCGACGGTCGGTCGTGCAGCTACTTTCACGCAAACCTACCCAAATGGGTAGCTTTTGAAGGTAACTGCAATGACAACACCCTCTCCCCGTCTCCCCAAGTATTGCCGCCAGCGTGAGAAGAACCGGCCCGACAGGGCCTACGTTGTCGTCGATGGCAAACGCATCCAGTTAGGCGAACACGGCTCCAAGGACAGCTACCGACGCTATGCTGAAGCGTTGGAATCCGATCCAGAGTCGCCAGCGGTCGAGCTGCCCATCGTCGCGGTTAGTGATCCGACAATGGTGCGGCTGATGGCGGAGTATCTCAAGTTTGCGATCACCCGTTACGGTGGCAACAAGACTTCTGAGGTTACCCACCTGCGCGGCCTGATGAAGCTCCTACGCAAGCGGTATGCGGACGACCTTGCGAAGGACTTCGGCCCCAAGGCCTACAAACTTGTACGACTCGACATGATCGCCGCTAATTGGTCTCGTACCTACATCCGTGACCAGTGCGGTCGGCTCAAACGCATGATCGCCTACGGAGTCGAGGAGGAGCTGCTGCCGGGGGACGCCAAGCATCGACTCGACGCTGTGGGACCACTCCGACGCGGCGAACATGGTGTTCGTGAGACTCCCAAGGTGAAACCAGTGAGCGTCGCGGACCTGCAGGCGACCATTAAGGAGCTGACACCCGTCCGTGCTGACATGGTTAATCTATTGCTGCTAACCGGGATGCGCCCGGGTGAACTGTGCCAGATCGACAAGGAGTTCATCGACATGGCCGGCGACGTCTGGCTGTACCGCCCGCCGACCCATAAGACGCAGCACAAGGACAAAAGCCGGGTTATCCCCATTGGCCCCAAGGCACAAAAGCTACTCACGCCTTATCTGTTTCGCTCCCCATGCTTTCCATGGACCCGCGACAGCCTCCGCAAGTCGATCCGCCGCGCGGCAAAGCGTGCCAAGGTGCCGCACTGGCGAAGTGCCGACGCGCCGACTCGCCGGCCACGGATTCTATTCTTGGCCGATCGGAACATCCTGGCCGACCAGGCATTTAACTCGTTTAGCGCGTTCGACGAAGATGCGCTAGTTCGGATCGATCCTGAGATTATCAAGAAGAAAGGCCGGGTGCCGAAGAATGGCAGCGTGTTCTTCACGATCTTTCAGACGTTTATGACTGGGACTGATGAGTCGGGTGAGTCATCGCCAAACTTTGGGGACTATCCACCTGACTTCTTCGACTTCATTGTGATCGATGAATGCCACCGCGGCGGCGCGAACGACGAAAGCAACTGGAGAGGCATCCTGGAATATTTCTCTCCCGCGGTGCAGCTTGGACTTACAGCCACACCAAAACGAAAAGACAACGCCGATACTTACCGGTATTTTGGCGAACCGGTATATACCTACTCGCTCAAAGAAGGCATCAACGACGGTTACCTGACACCGTTCAAGGTGCGGCAGATTGAGACCACGCTCGACACTTATGTCTACACTTCCGATGACACAATTGTGGAAGGCCAGGTAAAGCAAGGCAAAAGGTATGAGGAAGAGGATTTCAACCGGATCATCGAAATCGATGAGCGAGAGATGCACCGCGTCAAGTTGTTCATGGAGCAAATCGACCAGTCTCAAAAGACTCTGGTGTTCTGCGCAAAGCAAGGGCATGCACTAACCATACGAGACATTATCAACCAGTTGAAGTCGAGCACCCATCCGGACTACTGTGTACGAGTGACAGCCGACGATGGTCCGGAGGGAGAACGCTTTCTGAAGACGTTTCAGGATAACGAAAAAACGATCCCTACTATTCTTACCACTTCGCAAAAGCTCTCTACCGGCGTTGATGAGTGCGTCGTTGTGATTGCAAAGCAACTCACGACGGTGAACAGTCTGCTGATAATGTCGGCGGCAATCCCCCGCGACTCTTTGCCGGTACGCACTCGGCGGATCGCCGGTGAAACGCTTAAAGACCACGGTCATGTACTCGGTATGTTCGAAGCCGGTCAGGCTAGCGATTTTGGCAAGCGTGAGATTTGTGTCGCGGAGCAACTCTTTCACGCGCCGGATCTGTGTTCGTCGTATTTCTTGCTGGGGTGAGTGACCTAGCCACTTGCGAAAGCGTCGCTCGACCACGCTTCGCGACACGTCCAATTGATCGACGAGTTGGCTCATCGATAAACCATGACAAGCAGTGTCGCGAATACAGGCGATTGCCTTGACCACCAGCGGGTCGGCGATGTCTAACGCGTCGGACGAATGGCGCGTGACCACTCCCAATGGAGCAACCAGTTGCCGGGCTGGCGTCTCCTCCCCCCCATCAATGCGTCCAACCAACTGGCGGCTTCGTAGCCTACCGATTCGGCATCGGGCACCACGCTCGACAAGGGTGGATTGCAGAAGTTGCAGAGCAACTCGTTGTTGTCGACTCCGACCACGGCCACTTGCTCTGGCACAAACACGCCTGCGTCCATGCACGCGTTCAGCACATGCTGGCCTCGCACGTCGTTGCATGCCGCTACGCCGAGCGGTTTTGGCAATCTTAGCAGCCACTCGGCAATGCGCTCCTGATCGGCATCCCATTCCGGAGCAGTAGCCCCCCGCCATGCCGATTGATAAACTTCGCACGTGCAGTGATAGTCGTGCAATTGCGACTCGAATCCCTCCAAGCGCTCACTCGACCATTTCTCGTTGACGAAACCACAAAAAGCAAAGTTACGAAAGCCACGCTCGTAAAGATGCTGAGCCGCCGCGCAACCGATCGTACTCATGTCGGACTGGATGTGCGGCAGCCCAAGGTCATCGTACAGATCGTTGAGGTCTACCGTGGGAATGGCCTGCTTCGCAATCGCTTTGGCCAACGCTGGATTGGTCGCCCGACAGATGATGCCATCCCACTGCCGTTTTAGGAGCCACGTCGGAGGGGCTGCCCCGAGTTCCCGCTCGTCCATGTAGGTCGACCACGGGCTGTGCGACCGCTGATGGCGGGCAATGCCAGCGATGATCGCCCGCCCGTAAGTGGTCGCCGATTCCACCAAGATCGCTACTCGCGGTTTCCGTTTCATGTCTTTCCAACAAAGAGCCAGATGTTCGCAACAGAACTCATTTCTCACCAAAGAGGCAAACGGTACCTATCTCAAGACGCCCCCCACCGACACCTCCTACTACACTTACGCTACAGCCATTTTTTCGATTATTCACCAGCAATCTAGCATATATCGCTAAGCAGAAGCACTCGCAATATACCTCAAGCCCGCGACGACGGATCTCATGGCAATCCGCTCGTCATTCAGGGACAATGGTGGGAAAACAGCTTTGTTACCACGTCCTATCAGCTCCTGGAAACGACCATGCGTCGGCGCACGACAGTTCTTCGCTCACTTTGGCAGATACTTCTTTCCGTTTTGCTGGGATCCTGTGTTTCGGTTTTGGCTACGGAGCCCGCGAGCCTGATTCGCATCGACGCCTCGCACGACGTTCGCACCACCACGCCTTGGCTGACGGGCGCCTGCATCGAGGACGTGAACCATGAGATTTATGGCGGTCTCTACAGCCAGATGATTTTTGGCGAGAGCTTTCAGGAGCCGGCCGACATTCCCATCGCAAAGGGATTCACCGCTCATGGTCAAAGCTGGCGAATTGATCGCGACACCATCGGCAGCCCCGTCGGCAACGGTAACAAACTGATTGCCGACCATGTCGAACTGGTCGATGGCAAGGTCAGCGTCGAAGTCCGGTTCGACGACAACTCCGGCGGCAACGCGGGACTCATCGTGCGAACTTCGCAAGCAGGCCCTGGCATCGATCAGTTTTACGGCTACGAAGTCGCGCTCGATCCCGAAAGGCAGATCGTACGCTTGGGTCACCATTGCAATGACTTCACGCTGCTTCAGGATGTCCCTTGCGATATCCCTATCGGCAAGTGGATCAAGCTCGAAACGCGGCTTCGAGGTACTGTTATCGAAGTCTTCGTCGATGGTGATCCGAAGCTTCACTTCACCGACGACTCTGCAGAGGCAATAAAAGCTGGCAGCGTCGGCCTGCGACACTTCCATCGCCGGGCTTCGTATCGCCATTTAGCTTACCAGGATGAGCAGGAACTTCACACGTTACCTTTTGTTGACGCTGTAGACAAAGTGGATGAAGTGAGTCGCATGTGGACTTCGTTCCGCACTCACACAGCTCAAGGCAGGTTTGAGCTCGACTCCGATCGGTTCTTCGTCGGCAGGCAGTCGCAGCAGCTCATCCATGCGGGTGGGGAAGGCGAAGTAGGCCTCTACAATCAGGGACTGAATCGCTGGGGCATGGCATTCCAGTCTGGCCGGCTGTACGAAGGTGTAGTCTATTTTAGATCCGATTCCTCCTGCGAAGTTCATGTATCGCTACAGTCAAAGGAAGGTGATCGTACGCTGGCGGAGACAACCATCTCAGTTTCCTCGAATCAATGGACAAAACACACGTTCTCATTTACTCCCGACGACAGTTGTCGGGACGGGCGTTTCGCCATTTCGTTAACTGCTCCAGGTAAAGTGAACGTCGGCTACGTGTCGCTTCAGCCTGGCGAGTGGAGACGTTTCCACGGCCTGCCGGTCCGCCGCGATGTCGCCGAACTCCTGCAACACCAAGGCATCACCATGCTGCGGTACGGTGGTTCGATGGTGAACACCGACACCTACCGTTGGCAAAACATGATTGGCCCACGGGCGGAGCGGCCCCCCTATCGCGGGCATTGGTACGACTTCTCGACTAATGGCTGGGGCATCTTCGACTTCATGGAGTTCTGCGAGGCGGCCGGCTTCGAATACATTCCGACACTGAGCATGAACGAGACGCCTGAGAGCGTGGCCCAGTTTGCGGAGTACGCCACTGGCGATGCCTCGACAGCTTGGGGTCGCAAGCGGATCGCCAA containing:
- a CDS encoding helix-turn-helix transcriptional regulator — encoded protein: MSQLVDQLDVSRSVVERRFRKWLGHSPQQEIRRTQIRRVKELLRDTNLTLAKIASLTGFEHTEYMTVVFKRFTGDPPSAYRQRVAGDCRRHYQQTVHRRELLCNHNDALINAGRELLRSGKNSRDRFFVILKRLQKAFSLRTIVGCHSYTVVRMGARLQLVDNVSYG
- a CDS encoding XylR family transcriptional regulator, yielding MKRKPRVAILVESATTYGRAIIAGIARHQRSHSPWSTYMDERELGAAPPTWLLKRQWDGIICRATNPALAKAIAKQAIPTVDLNDLYDDLGLPHIQSDMSTIGCAAAQHLYERGFRNFAFCGFVNEKWSSERLEGFESQLHDYHCTCEVYQSAWRGATAPEWDADQERIAEWLLRLPKPLGVAACNDVRGQHVLNACMDAGVFVPEQVAVVGVDNNELLCNFCNPPLSSVVPDAESVGYEAASWLDALMGGRRRQPGNWLLHWEWSRAIRPTR
- the tatA gene encoding twin-arginine translocase TatA/TatE family subunit, whose amino-acid sequence is MSAIGPWQLLIVLAVVLLLFGNRLPLLARSLGQSLTEFKKGVKEIDDKSDEKETSH
- a CDS encoding Sec-independent protein translocase subunit TatA/TatB, encoding MFGIGNTELIIIGVVALLLFGSRLPEVARSLGKSLTEFKKGVQGLQDEFHDAASTESSTPSIDYDQQEASAPKFEPPTAPPQDEKEKVEAAH
- a CDS encoding family 16 glycoside hydrolase, which produces MATEPASLIRIDASHDVRTTTPWLTGACIEDVNHEIYGGLYSQMIFGESFQEPADIPIAKGFTAHGQSWRIDRDTIGSPVGNGNKLIADHVELVDGKVSVEVRFDDNSGGNAGLIVRTSQAGPGIDQFYGYEVALDPERQIVRLGHHCNDFTLLQDVPCDIPIGKWIKLETRLRGTVIEVFVDGDPKLHFTDDSAEAIKAGSVGLRHFHRRASYRHLAYQDEQELHTLPFVDAVDKVDEVSRMWTSFRTHTAQGRFELDSDRFFVGRQSQQLIHAGGEGEVGLYNQGLNRWGMAFQSGRLYEGVVYFRSDSSCEVHVSLQSKEGDRTLAETTISVSSNQWTKHTFSFTPDDSCRDGRFAISLTAPGKVNVGYVSLQPGEWRRFHGLPVRRDVAELLQHQGITMLRYGGSMVNTDTYRWQNMIGPRAERPPYRGHWYDFSTNGWGIFDFMEFCEAAGFEYIPTLSMNETPESVAQFAEYATGDASTAWGRKRIANGHARPYHLKYLQLGNEERVDEQYAQRFIERAQAIWNVHPELTLVVGDFVYSDVIHDSQHVTGAASGITNLNGQQQILEFAKSQNKRVWFDLHVWTGGPGIDRSTEGMLSFIDALEAMQTGANFQVVVFELNANNHSHRRAIGNALALHAIEQDGRIPVTLSANCLQPDGQNDNGWDQGLLFLSPSSVWLQPPGYVTQLFAKYYQPRLLKCTPEGSASSLACSASLSEQGDVLCCRVINATDQTIRTQLRIDGFQRTQATIEVAQLVGQLDDTNTEEQMNRIAPKIHERKPQEANTDLPVTIEPYSITIFKFQ